The following are encoded in a window of Caldicellulosiruptor danielii genomic DNA:
- a CDS encoding ATPase domain-containing protein produces MERLKTGIKNLDRILGGGIPLYSLNIVSGAPGSGKTIFVQNIVFNSARNGLKSLYLTTISESQFKMVRHLQEFKFFTDELLGDKFIYADLGDVARKQGPDKILGYLTDMVKKYKPNIVVIDSFKAIRDLFPDEKTFKAFVFDLAAALSIWEVTVFLIGEYEERELTVLSEFAIADGIFHLYGQEEKKFQKRYLRILKMRGTPFEQGEHLFEITRTGIKVYPRIKPAVEELQYEVKAEKKGFGIKDLDEMLNGGLPEGTITIISGGTGTGKTTFALKFLLEGAERGEKGLLLSFEEPLAQLKSNAYFLGWEMDRYLKNGLLDIKFISPIELDVDKHAFEIMDMIEKDRVERFVIDSISSFESSVSDIQKYKDYLWAIAQELKRRHITTIFTVLNEDLFSPLVITKTQISFIADNIIVLRYVESDSNIKKAIGILKARGINHSRDLREYEITPNGISILGKLDKANMLR; encoded by the coding sequence ATGGAAAGATTGAAAACAGGTATTAAAAATCTTGACCGTATTCTTGGTGGGGGCATACCGCTGTATTCGCTAAATATTGTTTCCGGTGCGCCGGGTAGTGGAAAAACAATATTTGTTCAAAACATTGTGTTTAACAGTGCGAGAAATGGACTTAAGAGTTTATACCTGACAACTATTTCAGAATCACAATTTAAGATGGTAAGACATTTACAAGAATTTAAGTTTTTTACTGACGAGTTGCTTGGTGACAAGTTTATTTATGCAGATCTTGGAGATGTTGCACGTAAACAAGGCCCTGATAAGATTTTAGGGTATTTGACTGACATGGTAAAAAAGTACAAGCCCAATATAGTTGTGATTGACAGTTTTAAAGCTATAAGAGACCTATTCCCGGACGAGAAGACCTTTAAGGCTTTTGTTTTTGATCTGGCTGCTGCTTTGTCAATATGGGAAGTTACTGTGTTTCTTATAGGTGAGTATGAAGAAAGAGAATTAACCGTCTTGAGTGAATTTGCAATTGCAGATGGGATTTTTCATCTTTATGGACAGGAAGAAAAGAAGTTCCAAAAAAGATATTTGCGTATTCTAAAGATGAGGGGGACTCCTTTTGAACAAGGCGAGCACTTGTTTGAAATTACTCGTACAGGGATAAAAGTGTATCCCAGAATAAAACCAGCTGTCGAAGAACTTCAGTATGAAGTCAAAGCAGAGAAAAAAGGATTTGGAATCAAGGATTTGGACGAGATGCTAAATGGTGGTTTGCCAGAAGGGACTATTACTATCATCTCAGGTGGAACAGGTACAGGCAAGACTACGTTTGCTCTTAAATTCTTACTTGAGGGTGCTGAAAGAGGCGAGAAAGGACTATTGCTTTCTTTTGAGGAACCTCTTGCTCAACTTAAGAGTAATGCCTATTTTCTGGGATGGGAAATGGATAGATATTTGAAAAATGGTCTTTTGGATATTAAGTTTATTTCCCCAATTGAGCTTGATGTAGACAAGCATGCTTTTGAAATAATGGATATGATAGAAAAAGATAGAGTAGAGAGGTTTGTGATTGACAGCATATCTTCTTTTGAAAGCAGTGTTTCTGATATCCAGAAGTATAAAGATTATCTTTGGGCAATAGCACAAGAACTCAAAAGGAGGCATATTACTACAATATTTACTGTACTTAACGAGGATTTGTTTTCGCCATTAGTAATCACTAAAACTCAAATATCATTTATAGCAGATAACATAATTGTTCTAAGATACGTCGAAAGTGATTCAAATATTAAGAAAGCTATTGGAATCCTCAAAGCACGTGGAATTAATCATAGCCGTGACCTTAGGGAATATGAGATTACCCCAAACGGAATAAGTATTCTTGGAAAATTAGATAAAGCAAATATGTTGAGATGA